From a single Budorcas taxicolor isolate Tak-1 chromosome X, Takin1.1, whole genome shotgun sequence genomic region:
- the LOC128070445 gene encoding 60S acidic ribosomal protein P2-like: MRYLSSYLLTALGGNSSLRAKEVKKILDGIGIEADDDQLNKVISELNRKNIEDVIAQGIGKLASVPAGGAVAVSAAPGSAAFSVGSALAAAEKKEEKKEESKESDDDMGFGLFD, translated from the coding sequence ATGCGTTACCTCAGCTCCTATTTGTTGACCGCCCTCGGGGGCAATTCCTCTCTCAGGGCCAAGGAAGTCAAAAAGATCCTGGACGGCATCGGCATCGAGGCAGATGATGACCAGCTCAATAAGGTCATCAGTGAGCTGAACAGAAAGAACATTGAGGACGTCATTGCCCAGGGTATCGGCAAGCTGGCCAGTGTGCCTGCTGGTGGGGCTGTGGCTGTCTCTGCTGCCCCAGGATCTGCAGCATTTTCTGTGGGTTCTGCTCTAGCTGCagcagagaagaaggaggagaagaaggaagagtcAAAGGAGTCAGATGACGACATGGGGTTTGGCTTGTTTGACTAG